The Flammeovirga pectinis genomic interval TTTTTTGCAAATCATTCCTAAGATGCGTAGGAGTAGCCTCCCGTTTTTTAATGATGTACCTGAAGAGTTGAACAAGTACAATGAGGAGTGTCACGAAGAAGAAGAGTATACCTTCGGGACCAATTAGTTTTAAAATATCAATCATAGTACATTAAATTTTAGGCATACTTGCGTAGTACCGTCTATGTGAACAGATTATTTTAAAAGAAGAGGCCTCTTCGGTAATTTTAATGTACAATTATTTCTTTTTGATGATCAGTGATTTAACCAACTTAACAAGGTGTTGTCGTTTATTTACATTGATTAACACCATAAGAGGTGAAATGTAAAAAGTTATGTAAAATGATTTAACACTAATTGCCTGTTTTTCTTATAAAGTTGGAAGAGATGTTAAGTGTTTTAGTTGTTTCTTAAATTTGTCATTTGATAATTTGGCCGATAAAGTAAACTCTACTGTAGGGTAAATCAGTGAGTTATTTGAAATACTTGGATAATAAACCAACTTTAGACCAACAATATTCTTTGCTTTTTCTATTCTACCTCTTCTCGATAAAGTAGCTTTTTCTCCTATAGGAATATCAACTGAAGAAGTTATAAAATATCTATTGTCTATTACATTCTCCGAAAAATTAGGAATCCACCCTCCACCTAAACTTATTATTTCTATTTTTCCTTCTACAGATAAATAAGCCTGCTGACTATTGTTCTCCCAGAAATAACCGGCGGTAGATATAAGACCTAAAGAAGAGATTGGATTGTGTAGAATATATTGTCCTAAAAACTCTATCCTAGGTTGTAATTGATTAAATAAACTTACTTCGTTCTCCGACGATACAAAATTTTGCAAGTGCTTAGCAGATACGCTTACTAAAAAATGCTCGTGTGTAAAAAAACTAATACCTGCTCCAATATCAAAAGTTGCCTCTTGTCTATTTGATAAACTATAAGAAGGGGAGTTGCCATTAATAGAAGAATTTGGGTTAAGCTGACTATAGTACGTACCAAAATCATCGTCAATACTATATTGTAAATACCCTAACGATAAACCAAAAGAGAAGGCTCTTTCTTTATTTCTAAATAACATTGAAATAGGAATAGACAATGCTTGTTGTTTTAAATTACCTTCTGTGGTATTATCTGCTTGACTAAAAGGGTAAGTGATTTGATTATAATTAATACCAATTCCTAAACCATTTCTTTTTTCCTTCTGAATACCTAAATCTCCACCTACATTAATATAGCTAAGACCACCTTTAATGGTTGCGTAACGAAAAGCTACATTCCCTTTATTAAAAGATGATCCTGCTAGGGCAGGGTTCTGAGATGATGGTAACCATAATGGAGTAGCAGAAATAATATCTTGTGCTTTAATTATTGTTACTTGTAGTAGTAAAAAGTAGGTGAGTAGTAAAAATGTTTTCATGTGTTAGTTATTTATGGTGTCACAATAAAAGTTGCTTGAATGGCTTCCTTTAAATTGTCTTCGTATTCAATAGTTAAAAGAACTGTATATAAAGAGGACGTTAGTGTTTCATTATCACCAAAAATAAATTCTGGATCTTCAGATTCAAATACCAATTGGTTTGAAGAAGAATAGATTTGTACCGTACAGTATCTAATTTCTATATTATCTCGTACCAATAATCTAAACTGATTATCTCCGTTAGAATTTGATGTTAACGTAACTGCTGTTGGTAATTTTACTCTTGGAAAGTACGGAACTTCAATATTATCAAGAGTAGCACTATTAGATGGACAAGAAATATCTGAAGAAGATGCATCTAATGCTTTTAAAATCACTTTGTATATTTTGAAAGGATTTACTGCTCCCTTTTCAAGGTTTGAAGTAGTAAATGTATAAGTGATATCTTCGTTATTATAACCTTCTATGGTATCTAGTAATTTATCATTTTCATAGATTTCCCAAAGCTGAACATCACTATTTATAGAATTTGATGAGAATGTTACCTCCCCATATAGCGTCTGTGAAACAGTATAGTTTGGATCAATAACAGCTTTTAGCATAGGAGGTACGACTTGGAGTTCTTCATCTTCTATTAAAAAGGAGTTTGTGCATGAAAAATCTCTAGTAGATTCTACAAAAATTTGAATATTAAGAGAATCTTCTTCCAATCTATCTAACTGAAGGTTTTCTAAAATTCCATTATTGTTTTCGTCCAATACTAATTCTTGCTCTCTATAAAATTTATTATCTATATAAATTCTTACTACTTCTTTAGTTACGCTATCTCCTTGAGTTTTAAAATTGATAGTTACATTGGTACAAGAATAAACAAGGTCTTTATTTGGATCGAAAAGTACTTCTCTATTTATTTTACCAAATACGTCTATAGTAAGTGTATTTGATGTTATGAGATTATTATCACCTTCCATAAAAACAGTTAAAGTATACAGCTGTTCTTTTAAATTGGCTTTATCAACAGTTATTGTTAACCGTGTGGATATAGGGCTAATAACATCTACTTGTGCTAAAGTACCAAAATCTTCTAATCCTTCTATACTAAAAAAAGACTCTTCTTGCTCATGATTCAGAAATAGAAATACTTCTGATGGAGCATTATCTATACAAAATGCATCTGCACTAGAAACTATATCAAATGCAGCGGTTGATAAACTTATAGTAAGTAAAAAAAATAGTAATAGAAATCGCATAATTGAATTAGCATAAAGTCATAAAAATCATAGTGATTTTGAAAAGTACAAAAGTTAATCCACTTCTATAATCTATGCTTTATTAAACGACCTAAACTTGAACTCAATTGCTTTTATATTCAACAACCTCTTTAGTACTATTTGTTTTTAAGAACCATAAGAAGAAAGGAATACCTAAAAGAACACCCGCTAAACCTTCTCCGTTTATAAGGGTAATATTTCCTTCAAAAATACCAGTCTGATTAAAATAAACACTCCCTAGAAGAATAGGGTTAAAGTAGTTCCATACATAATGAAAAATGATAGGAGGAACAATGCTATCTGATTTAAAATAGGCATAAGCAAACGGCATAGAAAATATAAATACAGCACATAATTGTAATAACATTAATACAAATGGATATTCTACATTCGTTAAAAATGCAAGTTGCAATACTATAGGTGCATGCCATAATGCCCAAATAATACCAACCCCAATAGCTGCAAAGTTTTTTCCATGTGCAGCAGCTGCTGTTTTTAATAAGAAACCTCTCCAACCATATTCTTCACCAAATACTAATAGTAAGCCAATAAAAACATTAGCAATACTAGGAAGCACCGTTAACTCTATCAGTTTATCTTTATTTAATGTTGATAAGCCTAACGTATATGTTACAAGACAAATGACACCAATAAATAAGATTGGATAAAGTACCGAAAATGCTAGTGCTTTTAAATTTACTTTATGAAATACTGGTGCTAATACTTTTTTAAATGATTTAAATCGAATTGAGTTTAATAGCAAACCAACAATGGCTGGTACAAACATTACCAATGATACTAAGTTGATATTCTCTCCTTCAAAAAAAATAAAGAAAGTAAATACATAAGAAATTATTAAAGTAAGAATGGTAAAAACAGAGGCATATTTTAAGTCAGTATTCATAGAGTAACACGTTGATTGATAGAGATTATTTTGATCTTATATAAGTATAGATAAATGAACTTGTTTAATGGACACAAAAAAATGGAGTTTAGTAAAAAAACCAAACTCCATTCTTCAATATCATAATTTACAAATAGAATCTTTAACTATTTAAGTGCCATTTTATAATTACTAATTTTATTATTTTGGTTTACTGATATAATATATAAACCTCTTTTTAATGAATGATGTACTGAACTATTTGGCACTATATCTTTTAAAGAAAGTACATGGCTTCCATCTAATGTATAAATTTCTACTTGTTCAATTTTTGATGATGTATTAAAATGAATCTGACTTAAAGAAGTACCTAATTTTAATGCTTTAATATCATCTTCAAGACTTAGAACAGAATGCTCTTCAAATATTAAATAGAAACGGTCTTCATATTGTCCT includes:
- a CDS encoding type IX secretion system membrane protein PorP/SprF, translating into MKTFLLLTYFLLLQVTIIKAQDIISATPLWLPSSQNPALAGSSFNKGNVAFRYATIKGGLSYINVGGDLGIQKEKRNGLGIGINYNQITYPFSQADNTTEGNLKQQALSIPISMLFRNKERAFSFGLSLGYLQYSIDDDFGTYYSQLNPNSSINGNSPSYSLSNRQEATFDIGAGISFFTHEHFLVSVSAKHLQNFVSSENEVSLFNQLQPRIEFLGQYILHNPISSLGLISTAGYFWENNSQQAYLSVEGKIEIISLGGGWIPNFSENVIDNRYFITSSVDIPIGEKATLSRRGRIEKAKNIVGLKLVYYPSISNNSLIYPTVEFTLSAKLSNDKFKKQLKHLTSLPTL
- a CDS encoding CPBP family intramembrane glutamic endopeptidase; its protein translation is MNTDLKYASVFTILTLIISYVFTFFIFFEGENINLVSLVMFVPAIVGLLLNSIRFKSFKKVLAPVFHKVNLKALAFSVLYPILFIGVICLVTYTLGLSTLNKDKLIELTVLPSIANVFIGLLLVFGEEYGWRGFLLKTAAAAHGKNFAAIGVGIIWALWHAPIVLQLAFLTNVEYPFVLMLLQLCAVFIFSMPFAYAYFKSDSIVPPIIFHYVWNYFNPILLGSVYFNQTGIFEGNITLINGEGLAGVLLGIPFFLWFLKTNSTKEVVEYKSN